One segment of Spiroplasma kunkelii CR2-3x DNA contains the following:
- a CDS encoding pentapeptide repeat-containing protein, with protein sequence MKTIQNMIADLTGVTVEQEDIYLYLENEKLNLYDANLPFANLGHADLTNACLEGDKITKKTIRPINYWVGWIMTITESIKYDKLEAEHEALKSKNRTFEAEN encoded by the coding sequence ATGAAAACAATACAAAATATGATTGCGGACTTAACAGGAGTTACTGTTGAGCAAGAAGACATATATTTATATTTAGAAAATGAAAAATTAAATTTATATGATGCTAATTTACCTTTTGCTAATTTAGGGCATGCTGATTTAACGAATGCTTGTTTAGAAGGTGATAAAATTACAAAAAAAACAATTAGACCAATTAATTATTGAGTAGGATGAATAATGACTATAACAGAATCAATTAAATATGACAAACTTGAAGCAGAACATGAAGCACTTAAAAGCAAAAATCGAACATTTGAAGCAGAAAATTAA